Below is a window of Pseudodesulfovibrio sp. 5S69 DNA.
CTCCATGATGTCCGGATGGTCGATGCGCAGGATGCCCATGTTGGCCCCGCGCCGGGTGCCGCCCTGTTTGATCTGCTCGGTGGCGCAGTTGAATATCTTGAGGAAGGACAGCGGGCCCGAGGCCACGCCGCCGGTGGAGCCGACCACCGAGTCCTTGGCCCGCAGGCGGGAGAAGGCGAAGCCCGTGCCGCCGCCGGACTTGTGGATCATGGCCGCATGCTTGACCGCGTCGAAGATGCCCTCGATGTCGTCCTCCACGGGCAGGACGAAGCAGGCTGCCAACTGGCCCAGGTCGGTGCCCGCGTTCATCAGCGTGGGGGAGTTGGGCAGGAAGCGATAGGAGGTCATCAGGTCATAGAAATCGCGGGCCAGCTTGGCGGGTTTGGTGGTGGATTTTTCGTACTTGGCTTCCTCTGCGGCAATGGCCGAGGCCACCCTCCAGAACAGCTCCTTGACCGTCTCGTAGACCACCCCGTCCAGGTCCTTGCGCTGATAGCGGCGCTGTAAAACTATCTTTGCGTTTTCATTGATGATCGGGTCCGGAAGATTGGCTGGCATTTTGAGTTCTGGCATGGATGAACCTTTGTAACTAATTAAAATACTTAAAAATTATTGATAATCACACCTGCGATAACTGCTGGCGTTAGAGATTGTCTAGACTACAGAAACCGGTCTAAGAACGCCAGCCAAAATTCGGTTTGACGAACAAAAAACCGGGAGCCCGCATGGTCCGTGAGTTCCCGGTCACAGCGGCTAGGTGATAATCAATGCTATTTCAAAATTGTCTTGTCGGAGGGGACCATTTTGTCGCCGCAGGGGAGAAAAAGGCCCCCGCGCCGGAGACGCGGGGGCCTGTCCGATTTAGCCGTTCGCAGGCGGTTTGCGGAAGACGTGGAACCGGTAGCCGTAGGTGCCGGGATGGCGGCGGTGGAGTTCGATTTCGTGGCGGGTCATGTCGATGATGGCCCGCCCGTCCGGATCGCCGCCGTAAACCGGCTCGATATCGTCCAGGCGCTTTTCCACATCGCCGTAGAAGGCGTCCCAGCAGGCCTCGTCGATGGTGAAGTCGCCGAGTACGGCATAGCCCGCCCTGCGGGCGGCCGCGTTGTTGGCCTCGGCGGTGCGCATGGCCGGGTAGCCCCGGTCCCAGAACCCGCGCAGCTCGTCCGGCGCGGTGTCGCGGTCGATCAGCCAGACCGCGTCCGTGAGGCACAGGCAGCCGCCGGGCTTGAGGAACCGCTTCCACTGCGCGAGCGCCTTGTCCACGCCCAGGATGTAGGCCGCGCCCTCGCACCAGATCAGGTCGAAGGATTCGGGCTCGGCCCGGACGTCGCCCATGTCCATGACCGCGGCGATGATCCGGTCGGCCACCCCGGCCGCCTTGGCCCGTTTGATCAGCGTGTCGAGGAAGGGCCGGTACACCTCGGTGGCCGTGACCGTGCCGCCGGAGATTTGCGCCAGGGGGATGGTCGCCCCGCCCGAGCCGCAGCCCAGCTCCAGGATTTCCGGCTTGTCCGGCAACCCTTCGCACAGGCCGTAGGCCCGCTCGGTCATGGCGAAACTGCCCGGACCTTCGCGGTCCAGTCCCTCGTATATCTTGAAGAAGAGTTCCATGAATCTGCCTGACTCCCTGTTGAGGTT
It encodes the following:
- a CDS encoding MerR family transcriptional regulator yields the protein MYTVGRLAKRHGLSRSTLLYYDRIGLLRPSGRAKGEYRHYSDADDARLGRIREYRRAGIALNEIRRMLDGHAGTSVAGALENRLVELNREMDGLREQQRLVAGLLGRSDLLAEAEAMDKSTWVSLLAAAGFTETDMRDWHVRFERSDPDRHERFLRALRIPAPEISAIRAMAAAPHEILNLNRESGRFMELFFKIYEGLDREGPGSFAMTERAYGLCEGLPDKPEILELGCGSGGATIPLAQISGGTVTATEVYRPFLDTLIKRAKAAGVADRIIAAVMDMGDVRAEPESFDLIWCEGAAYILGVDKALAQWKRFLKPGGCLCLTDAVWLIDRDTAPDELRGFWDRGYPAMRTAEANNAAARRAGYAVLGDFTIDEACWDAFYGDVEKRLDDIEPVYGGDPDGRAIIDMTRHEIELHRRHPGTYGYRFHVFRKPPANG